A stretch of DNA from Fibrobacter sp. UWB11:
TGATATTTGCGCCCTTGAGCGTTTCCTGAACGATAGAGTTCACGATATCATCGACAGCTTCGTGACGGATGGAAGGTCCGAACTGCTTCAAGATCATGGACTTCGGCACTTGACCCTGGCGGAAGCCCTTCAAGGCGACCTGCTTCTTGTACTGAGAAAGCTTCTTTTCGAACGGAACCTTGAGATCACCCTGCGGGATTGTAATTTCAAGGGTGCGCACGGTTGCGCTTGTTTCTTTGATTTCAGCGGACATATAGACTCCGGTATACGGTTGTTAAAAAGGTGATAAAAAAAGAACTGCGAGGGGTGGGAGTCGAACCCACACACCGAAGTACCAGATCCTAAGTCTGGCGCGTCTGCCAATTCCGCCACTCTCGCGATTTCAAGACCAAAGATACAAAAAATTGCAAAAAGTTATTCTGTTTTTTTCCGTAAATAGCCTTTTGCAACAGCCAAGAATCACCTTTTTTCTATAACACCGTAAAAACGGGACGGGTAACGCTTCGGAATAAGGCCCAGCTTGTTGAGCACGCGGAACGGGAGCATTAGGAGGAATCCGAGCGGCCCCGTAAAGCAGTTGCGTAAAAGCTTGATGCCCGCCCCCGGGAACAAGTAGTCGCCCATCGTAAGGCTATACTCCACACCGAGGCCATCCAAAAGCAGCTTCATTTCATCGTACGAAAAATGCGACAGGTGGTCCGATACTGCGATATGCGCATACGTGAGTCCGCTTTCAAACAAAGTGTCAAAATCGTTCGTGCACGGGAGCGAAAAAAGCACACGCTTTTTTGCCGCCCCGATTGCAGCCTTCAAGAACTCCACCGGATGCGGAACATGTTCCAAAACCTCAATCATCATGACCGTATCGGCCAGATTTTCCTGAAGTGGCTCACCCGGTTCAAGCAATTTTGTCTTGAGCCCATTCTTGTCGGCAACAGCAAGCGATTCTTCGTTGATATCGGCAACCGTCGTATCAAAGCCAGCCTTCTTCAATTCGAGCGAGTAAGCGCCTCTGCCACCACCGAGATCGAGCACCGTTTCCCCGCGAACCTCGCGGAGCAAAAACTCGACCAGCGGCTTGTGAGCCTCCCCCGGCATAGCCGGCGGACCCGGAACGAAGAAAGAACTTTGACCTTGCAATTTACCCATGGCTGGAAATATAGTAACTAAGTTCTTTTTTATCTTTACATCAATGTTTCAGGCGTTCCGCAATATCAAAATCGGCGTATTTATCGCGTTCGTGAATCTCCTTATCCAAGGAATTTCATTTTTTGTACAGAATTTCATTGCACGGAACCTCGGAACCGCCTCCTACGGGCACTTTGGACTCCTCCAGACCGACTATTCGATTTTCTGCGCCATCGCCGACTTCGGCATGACCACCCTCATCCTCGCTTTTTTTGCAGGACGCGCCACAAAAGGGACGCTTTTCAGGAGCATCCTGCAACTGCGGCTTTTTTCAGCCGTGGCAGCAGCTCTCCTCATGATCGCATTCGCGTTCTCGTTCCGCTACAACCATCCGATTTTTTACGGCGAACTGATTTTCACATTTGGGCTCGTGTTCCAGCATGCATTTTTCGACTGGTACTTCATCTGCGGAAAATTCTGGAAACGCCTCTTTGTCTCGAAACTCCTGCACACGATTTCGTATTCCGTGGTCATGGGCATCACACTGCTCTACTTCAAAGCAGAACGCATTGAACTGATTGCGCTTGCAATGGTCCTTGCCGCCCTCCCCGCATTCTTCTACGGCGTCACGCAGGCGTTCCACGCGCACCTCCTGAAAATCACGCGCCGTACGTTCCGCTTTATCGCACTCATGGTCAAAGCGGGCATTCCGTATGCCATTTCGAGTTTTGCCGCATTCGCCTACTTGCCCATCGGGCTTTATGTCGCCGACAAGTTCGCCAGTGCCGAATTCCTCGGCTGCTACAATTTCGGGCACAAGATTCTCGTGCTCTGCTCGGGCATCATGGTGCACTTCATCTCGTCAAACCTCATCACACTCCACGCCTCGCACGACAAAGACCTTCACCTCAAAGACATCGCGGTATTCACGCTGTTCATCGCAATTTGCTCTTCGCCCCTGTGGCTACTTCCATCGTGGATTTTAAAGATTCTCTTCTTTGCCGCCCCGTGGACCGAAACTACGCTACAAACAAGCGCAAGTATTTTACAGATACTTTCGTTCTCGCTCATTTTCCAGGCTGCACGTACCACGCTCATCTCGACACTCCTCAAGGAACATGCCACACGCGCCTACGCCATCATGGTGAGCATCGGCGGAGCTTCGAACGTCATCGCCTGCGGCCTTGCCGGAATGTATCTCGAAAATGCAATGATTCCGCTATTCGCCCTCACAGGCGATCTTGTGATTACCGCAATCTTGTTCGGGTATTTTATCCGCAACAGCAGAATCCGCTGGTAAGGCAAGCATCAGGCCTAGCCAAACAACGGCAACAAAAATTCATAAATACAGTAGCCTAAAGCAACGATAAATAACAATATCACAAAATGCCGCCAATTGAGCAGCATAGACAATAGGTCTGTCAAAACATCTATAAAAAAGCTCATAAGCTCTACGTTCTGCTTACCGCTACTTCACATTCAGTGCTTGTCGATTTTGTGTCTACCTCGTTACCCACAACATCAGGGTCTGCCGGCAAAATAGTGCGGCCGCTGCTGACAGTACAGACAAAGAAAAAGAACGACATCCACACCCAATACATACTTTGTTTATAACCGGTCGTAAAGTTCCACAGGATAATCCACATCATGAACGTTGCCGAGAGCAACAGCATAAACGGATTTTTCGCCACAGCCATCTTGTGGTAACAGAACGTAAAGAGCACGCCAAAGAAGAACGGCAACAAGAATATTCCGGGCAGCCCAAAATCCTTGTAGGCGTCCCACAAATAAGGAATCGTGTTGAGGCCCGGGTATTTCACGATACTCTCGTTAAACGGAGTATCCCATCCAAAGCTCTGCTGCAAGCCATCGCCAATGTGCATCAAGTGTGTCACGCCAAAGAACGCATCGATACCGTACGTCCAATCATGTTCAGGGATATCGCTCATGCGGTTGAACGCGTAATCCAGATTCCAGTAGTTGTTCGCCACATACTTGTACGGGAGCAGCGCCACTTCCTTTGCAATCTTGCTATCGGTAATGTCGGAGTTCCCATATTGCCCCTTGAGCGATGCAACCCCCACAAAAAAGATGACAACAAATACAGTCACCACCGCAAGCGAGCGCCACGAAAACCGCCCGCGCAAGTAGTTGAACAAAATCATGAACATGCCAAGGCAGAGCATGTTGATACCGCGGCTCGGGTACGTCGCAAACGAAAGAAGAATTGTGAACAGCACCATAAAGCGCGACGCGTAGCGTACCCAGCGCACCGGGTTCATGGACTTGAACGACGCCACTGCAAAAAGCCCGACCACCATCGCACCCGACGTAAAGAAGTCTGCGTACTTGAGCACGTCGTTATCCTTACCCGTGAGCCACTGCGACGGATTATCCGTCAATAGCACAAGGTTCCCGGTCACAGAAATCACGCCAAGCACACCCACAAAGAAATATGCGAACGCCGAAAAACTCAAGAAGAAATGACAGACCCAATTGTACTCGCCGTGAACTTCAAGCTTTTTCTGCAACGGAGGTCCACCAGCCGATTTCCACGCGAAATCCGTCACATAGCAACCGACCAAAAAGCAGAACATGCCGCCGCCCCACACGAGCCACGTCGAATAATAGAAATCCGACATCATCGGCAGGAACTGTAAATACGAGACGCCAAGCATCACCATCTGCACCAAGAAGTACAGAGTCGACGGACGGAAAAAATCTTCCTTGAAAATGGAGATAAGCACCAGGGCAACGATGGCAAGCGCAAACATCACGCTCGACTCTGGATAAGCAAACAGCATCTCCATCATGCCCAGACGCTCCAAAAACTATTTATGCCAAAAGCAGACTTTCTTGACGAAAAAATCCCACTCGGCTGCAGTACGGCCATTCGTGCGACTTTCCGAACGCATGTATTCGACAAAGTTACAGAGAAGCGTTGCCAAGAAAAACGAGAAGAACACCGTGAACACAAGGATAAGCCCGCGCTTCGGAGAAATCTTCTTGTCGTTTTCCCAAGGCGGTTCAAGCACATGCAAGTTCGTGAGCATCTTTGCTTCTTCCAAGCGCATCTGCTCGCTCTGCTGGCGCAGCACCTTGTACATTGCTTCCTGAATGCGAATTTCCGCTTCGCGTCTCAGGTATTCCGAATAAAGTTCCGGAGATCTCTTGAGTTCCAAAAGACCGATGTTGCTGTGCTTACCCTTGAGCGCTCCGCCAAGAGCAGAATTCACACCCTTGGAACGCTTCAAAAGTTCCTGGTAACGCTTGCTGTTTTCGCCGCGGTCGAGCTTTTCAAAATTCATCTCAATGCCGACTTCTTCGCGCATGGCCTGCAATTCGCTCAAGTACTTGATCGTAGCCTCGAGTTGCACACTCGGTTCATAAACATTGTTCTTCACCTGGAAATCGACAAAATTGGCAATTAAGGAGTCAAGCACGTGTTCGCAAGAATCCAACCTTGACTGGAAATATTCCCTAGACTGGCGGGCCTGCTTCGTCTTGAACGCATTGAATGCCGAATCAGCCTTTACGAGCATAAAGTTCACGACATCGACCGCAAGCTTTGCATCCGTGTCCTTAAAATAGATGGAAAGCATGTCTTCCTTGTTCATCTCAAGGCCAAAGTTCTTGCGGAACTCCTTCAGCAAGTCAGCATGGAACTTACTCTTGAACTTGTAGTGTTTCGCAAGGTCATACTTCGCAATCACCTGGTCGTGCAATTCCCATGAATTGAGAATCGTCCACACGGCGTTCACATCTTCGTTATCCATAGATAAACCGAGAAGCGAACTCATACCCGAACCACCCATAAGCCCGCTAAGCGCACCCGCCATAGGCTGCGTCGATGCAGGAGGCGTCACAATTGCCGAAGCAGCATACTTAGGTTTCACGACCCACATGACCATGACAAAAGCGACAATGGTCGGGATAAGTACAAACGCAGCAACAAACTTGAAATGCTTCAAGTCGTTATTCAGAATCCGCAAGCAGATTTCAACAAAACCGATAGAATCTTGCTTTTCCATAAATTACTTGTTGTAGGTGACGTAAATGATGAATGCAGACGAAATCACGCTCAAGAGAGATGCCATGAACAACGTAAAGTCCTTGAACGATTCGTAATGGCTCTTGGGAATTTCGATATAGTCTCCCGGCAAAATCGGGTCAGTCGCTACGTTAACCGAAATAGCCTTGGGCTTTTCACCACGCCAAACCTTGACCTGGTCCCACGAACCTGTATTTGTATTGACACCGCCCGAAGCAATGTAATCAATCGCATGCCATGTCGGGTTGTAAGCGTAACGCCCGATATAGTTCACGGCACCACCGATATACACGAAAAGTTCCTTCACAAAAAACTCGACTTCCGTATTCGGCGCGACCGTAGTCGTCTTCATGTCGGCAAGCGTAATCCAGCGCGGTTCCTTATCCGGTTCACGCACGCACACTGCCTTGTAGCCGTAATTATGCATCCTGTTTGCACCGGCAAGGTCAAAGTAATCCGCAAGGGTCCTTTCCGGGCTATAAGCAACAC
This window harbors:
- a CDS encoding bifunctional 2-polyprenyl-6-hydroxyphenol methylase/3-demethylubiquinol 3-O-methyltransferase UbiG — encoded protein: MGKLQGQSSFFVPGPPAMPGEAHKPLVEFLLREVRGETVLDLGGGRGAYSLELKKAGFDTTVADINEESLAVADKNGLKTKLLEPGEPLQENLADTVMMIEVLEHVPHPVEFLKAAIGAAKKRVLFSLPCTNDFDTLFESGLTYAHIAVSDHLSHFSYDEMKLLLDGLGVEYSLTMGDYLFPGAGIKLLRNCFTGPLGFLLMLPFRVLNKLGLIPKRYPSRFYGVIEKR
- a CDS encoding oligosaccharide flippase family protein gives rise to the protein MAGNIVTKFFFIFTSMFQAFRNIKIGVFIAFVNLLIQGISFFVQNFIARNLGTASYGHFGLLQTDYSIFCAIADFGMTTLILAFFAGRATKGTLFRSILQLRLFSAVAAALLMIAFAFSFRYNHPIFYGELIFTFGLVFQHAFFDWYFICGKFWKRLFVSKLLHTISYSVVMGITLLYFKAERIELIALAMVLAALPAFFYGVTQAFHAHLLKITRRTFRFIALMVKAGIPYAISSFAAFAYLPIGLYVADKFASAEFLGCYNFGHKILVLCSGIMVHFISSNLITLHASHDKDLHLKDIAVFTLFIAICSSPLWLLPSWILKILFFAAPWTETTLQTSASILQILSFSLIFQAARTTLISTLLKEHATRAYAIMVSIGGASNVIACGLAGMYLENAMIPLFALTGDLVITAILFGYFIRNSRIRW
- a CDS encoding O-antigen polymerase, producing the protein MMEMLFAYPESSVMFALAIVALVLISIFKEDFFRPSTLYFLVQMVMLGVSYLQFLPMMSDFYYSTWLVWGGGMFCFLVGCYVTDFAWKSAGGPPLQKKLEVHGEYNWVCHFFLSFSAFAYFFVGVLGVISVTGNLVLLTDNPSQWLTGKDNDVLKYADFFTSGAMVVGLFAVASFKSMNPVRWVRYASRFMVLFTILLSFATYPSRGINMLCLGMFMILFNYLRGRFSWRSLAVVTVFVVIFFVGVASLKGQYGNSDITDSKIAKEVALLPYKYVANNYWNLDYAFNRMSDIPEHDWTYGIDAFFGVTHLMHIGDGLQQSFGWDTPFNESIVKYPGLNTIPYLWDAYKDFGLPGIFLLPFFFGVLFTFCYHKMAVAKNPFMLLLSATFMMWIILWNFTTGYKQSMYWVWMSFFFFVCTVSSGRTILPADPDVVGNEVDTKSTSTECEVAVSRT
- a CDS encoding Wzz/FepE/Etk N-terminal domain-containing protein, whose product is MEKQDSIGFVEICLRILNNDLKHFKFVAAFVLIPTIVAFVMVMWVVKPKYAASAIVTPPASTQPMAGALSGLMGGSGMSSLLGLSMDNEDVNAVWTILNSWELHDQVIAKYDLAKHYKFKSKFHADLLKEFRKNFGLEMNKEDMLSIYFKDTDAKLAVDVVNFMLVKADSAFNAFKTKQARQSREYFQSRLDSCEHVLDSLIANFVDFQVKNNVYEPSVQLEATIKYLSELQAMREEVGIEMNFEKLDRGENSKRYQELLKRSKGVNSALGGALKGKHSNIGLLELKRSPELYSEYLRREAEIRIQEAMYKVLRQQSEQMRLEEAKMLTNLHVLEPPWENDKKISPKRGLILVFTVFFSFFLATLLCNFVEYMRSESRTNGRTAAEWDFFVKKVCFWHK